Proteins encoded together in one Pseudomonas sp. Seg1 window:
- a CDS encoding ChbG/HpnK family deacetylase, with amino-acid sequence MPRQVIVNADDFGLSPNENSVIFAAFQAGVISSATAMANMPAFEAACAMARHPVLEGRVGLHFNLTYGRPLSRAILLRRTFCDSHGVFDLSLPRHSLWLSREDRDAVREELQAQWQRCVDHGVRPSHIDSHQHVHNIWPIGEIVARFAAHQGVPIRLARNLGQNLNLAKRLFKGLLNWRLQGLAGVTADYVCTPIDLRNDFAPTDGVLEIVAHPTQLGADFGDAYLNPDESLSRVLEQRLAGIPRVSYADLNKDFLRGAAALD; translated from the coding sequence ATGCCTCGCCAAGTCATAGTCAACGCTGACGATTTCGGCCTCAGCCCGAATGAAAACTCGGTGATCTTCGCCGCATTTCAGGCCGGGGTCATCAGTTCTGCCACGGCGATGGCCAACATGCCGGCGTTTGAAGCGGCGTGTGCCATGGCCCGGCACCCTGTGCTGGAAGGCCGGGTCGGATTGCACTTCAACCTGACTTACGGGCGCCCGTTAAGCCGGGCCATCCTGTTGCGCCGAACGTTCTGCGACAGCCATGGTGTGTTCGACCTCAGCCTGCCGCGCCACAGTCTGTGGCTCAGCCGTGAGGATCGCGATGCGGTGCGTGAAGAGTTGCAGGCGCAGTGGCAGCGTTGTGTCGACCATGGCGTACGCCCGAGCCATATCGATTCGCATCAGCATGTGCATAACATCTGGCCGATCGGCGAAATCGTCGCCCGCTTCGCAGCGCATCAGGGCGTACCGATTCGCCTGGCACGCAATCTGGGGCAAAACCTCAACCTGGCGAAACGGTTGTTCAAGGGTTTGCTCAATTGGCGTTTGCAGGGTCTGGCCGGTGTGACCGCCGACTATGTGTGCACGCCGATCGACTTGCGCAACGACTTCGCGCCGACCGACGGTGTGCTGGAAATCGTCGCTCATCCGACTCAACTTGGCGCCGACTTTGGTGACGCCTACCTCAACCCCGACGAATCCCTGAGCCGCGTGCTAGAGCAGCGGCTGGCGGGTATTCCGCGGGTTTCCTACGCCGACTTGAACAAGGATTTTCTACGCGGTGCCGCGGCACTCGATTGA
- a CDS encoding N-acetyltransferase — MSVIEKLQERIRQKGLGRTFGTLWKRYVFFHWELLWMERDLVSPVPPHKLRPYDGLRRVDITPQNAGAFGKHFGDRVETMAELAAEGHTGHMYLDADGHAVAFIWGSIRDYHDRHYYGCTFPVKPGEFFEFGGEMTRAYFGSSLSVDVQVALWEAMAAQGCNKVVDVCETHNIPALKLHIRMGYHEQGRVMHVYCLFGRWKFFSESRYEGSRLDPLRKPGRPVVSAAAQA, encoded by the coding sequence ATGAGTGTCATCGAAAAACTACAAGAACGCATCCGCCAGAAAGGCCTCGGTCGCACCTTCGGCACGTTGTGGAAACGCTACGTGTTCTTCCATTGGGAACTGCTGTGGATGGAGCGCGACCTGGTCAGCCCGGTGCCGCCGCACAAGCTGCGCCCTTACGATGGCCTGCGCAGAGTCGACATCACGCCGCAGAATGCCGGAGCGTTCGGCAAGCATTTCGGTGATCGCGTGGAGACCATGGCGGAACTGGCCGCCGAGGGTCACACCGGGCACATGTACCTCGACGCAGACGGCCACGCGGTGGCGTTTATCTGGGGCAGCATTCGCGACTATCACGACCGTCACTATTACGGCTGCACCTTCCCGGTGAAGCCTGGCGAATTCTTTGAGTTTGGTGGCGAAATGACCCGCGCCTATTTCGGCAGCAGTCTGTCGGTGGACGTGCAGGTCGCGCTGTGGGAAGCCATGGCGGCTCAGGGCTGCAACAAGGTGGTGGATGTCTGCGAGACCCACAACATTCCGGCGCTGAAGCTGCACATCCGCATGGGCTACCACGAACAGGGGCGCGTGATGCACGTGTATTGCCTGTTCGGTCGCTGGAAATTCTTCAGTGAAAGCCGCTACGAGGGCTCACGTCTTGACCCACTGCGTAAACCGGGGCGGCCGGTGGTGAGTGCGGCGGCGCAGGCTTGA
- a CDS encoding O-antigen ligase family protein has translation MIFPLSIVSLLGLVCIALLASPYPYLAPGAVLGLVGFAVLYRKPTWGLLGIAALVPFEGFFKDSSLSGSKLIGASLAVILMLQLALHQIPSERLRSNIWRYLVWFMVLYFLSLLNTDDMGMSLGHLRELSVGLILFVITLLIGRELNLDLFARLVTLAVSATCAMAMFSTKFQDQGRAAGLLEDPNAFAMLIAFAIPLGLLLVIRSPNLLHRLFWGGCCLLLLGGMTKTESRSGLVVIALSLLIGCWHYRSQLTRIRPRHLGFAMLGAAIVIPLAIYAMPAGYIARIQSLSVLSAGAKGHNDESLGRRASYIVVGSQMIRENPLLGSGPGTFPLHYATTGYAKAFSANRKIGDLYRRAHNTYLEIFSELGIPAGLMFVGMLGLGLYNLIRARAAWMLRRDWQQADLMTHLGVSFLSLTLFLMFLSAPNQKYVWIMLALTSVLRVKAEQAPLTEARA, from the coding sequence ATGATTTTCCCGCTCTCGATCGTCAGTTTGCTCGGTCTGGTCTGCATCGCTTTGCTGGCCAGCCCTTATCCGTATCTGGCGCCGGGAGCGGTGCTGGGCCTGGTGGGTTTCGCGGTGCTGTATCGCAAACCGACCTGGGGCCTGCTCGGGATTGCCGCGCTGGTGCCATTCGAGGGTTTCTTCAAGGACAGCTCGCTGTCGGGCAGCAAACTGATCGGCGCTTCGCTGGCGGTGATCCTGATGCTGCAACTGGCGCTGCACCAGATTCCCTCCGAACGCCTGCGCAGCAACATCTGGCGTTACCTGGTCTGGTTCATGGTTCTGTACTTCCTCAGCCTGCTCAACACCGATGACATGGGCATGTCGCTGGGGCACCTGCGCGAACTCAGCGTTGGCCTGATCCTGTTTGTCATCACCCTGCTGATCGGCCGCGAGCTGAACCTCGACCTGTTCGCCCGACTGGTGACCCTCGCCGTCAGCGCCACTTGTGCGATGGCGATGTTCTCGACCAAGTTTCAGGATCAGGGTCGCGCCGCCGGCCTGCTCGAAGACCCCAACGCCTTTGCCATGCTGATCGCTTTCGCCATTCCGCTGGGCCTGCTGTTGGTGATCCGCAGCCCGAACCTGCTGCACCGGTTGTTCTGGGGCGGTTGCTGCCTGCTGTTGCTGGGCGGCATGACCAAGACTGAATCGCGTTCGGGGCTGGTGGTGATCGCCCTCAGTCTGTTGATCGGCTGCTGGCATTACCGCTCGCAACTGACGCGGATTCGGCCGCGGCATCTGGGCTTCGCCATGCTCGGCGCGGCGATCGTGATTCCGCTGGCGATCTATGCGATGCCCGCCGGCTACATTGCGCGGATTCAATCGCTGAGCGTGTTGAGTGCCGGCGCCAAGGGCCACAACGACGAATCTCTCGGCCGGCGCGCCTCGTACATCGTGGTCGGCAGCCAGATGATCCGCGAGAACCCGCTGCTCGGCTCCGGCCCCGGCACCTTCCCGCTGCACTACGCCACCACCGGTTACGCCAAGGCGTTCTCCGCCAACCGCAAGATCGGCGATCTCTACCGCCGCGCTCACAACACTTACCTGGAAATCTTCAGTGAATTGGGGATTCCCGCCGGGCTGATGTTCGTCGGCATGCTCGGCCTCGGCTTGTACAACCTGATTCGCGCACGCGCCGCATGGATGCTGCGGCGTGACTGGCAACAAGCCGACTTGATGACCCACCTGGGTGTGAGTTTTCTCTCGCTGACGCTGTTTTTGATGTTCCTCAGCGCGCCGAACCAGAAGTACGTGTGGATCATGCTCGCGCTGACCAGCGTCCTGCGTGTGAAAGCCGAGCAGGCCCCCCTGACGGAGGCCCGCGCATGA
- a CDS encoding polysaccharide deacetylase family protein has protein sequence MAIKQLIKRTSGWLYLNSSVGRNQLHGAGVILMLHRVLSNDRAADLPHRNELCVGPKAFEHLLVWLRRHFDCVPLMEILQPNSLRTERPRVALTFDDGWRDNAVNAYPLLQKHQVPASIFLSTDFIGSRQRFWWESLGETLWGSHGDKARMHLIECLHAMHHPLPVLVDDIDVERRSLALLHYLQGLKTLDPQELERLTDECPQESQPQALDWHQVRALEASGLVRFGPHGASHAILTGLDDVRLDEEISRSRDALHNGCNRPLPVYCYPNGDNDERVRQQIASHDYPFALGTGTGIYRGEGDPLNLPRFGVSQRTARNPELLSWRIFRGARP, from the coding sequence ATGGCGATCAAACAACTGATAAAACGCACCAGTGGCTGGCTCTATCTCAACTCGTCCGTGGGCCGCAACCAGTTGCACGGCGCCGGGGTGATTCTGATGCTGCACCGCGTGCTGTCGAACGACCGCGCCGCCGACCTGCCGCACCGCAACGAGCTGTGTGTGGGGCCGAAAGCGTTCGAGCATTTGCTGGTGTGGCTGCGTCGGCATTTCGATTGCGTGCCGCTGATGGAAATCCTCCAGCCCAACTCGCTGCGCACCGAGCGCCCACGGGTGGCGCTGACCTTCGATGACGGCTGGCGCGACAACGCGGTCAACGCCTATCCGCTGCTGCAGAAACATCAGGTGCCGGCGAGCATTTTTCTCTCCACCGACTTCATCGGCAGCCGTCAGCGCTTCTGGTGGGAAAGCCTCGGCGAAACCCTGTGGGGCAGCCACGGCGACAAGGCGCGCATGCACCTGATCGAATGCCTGCATGCCATGCATCACCCCTTGCCGGTGCTGGTCGATGACATTGATGTCGAGCGCCGCAGCCTGGCGCTGCTGCATTATCTGCAAGGCCTGAAGACCCTTGATCCGCAGGAGCTTGAACGCCTGACCGACGAATGCCCGCAAGAGTCGCAACCGCAGGCGCTGGACTGGCATCAAGTGCGCGCACTGGAGGCTTCCGGGCTGGTGCGTTTCGGCCCGCACGGCGCCAGTCATGCGATCCTCACCGGTCTGGACGATGTACGTCTGGACGAAGAAATCAGCCGCAGCCGCGATGCCCTGCACAACGGCTGCAATCGGCCGTTGCCGGTGTATTGCTACCCCAACGGCGACAACGATGAACGCGTGCGCCAACAGATCGCCAGCCATGACTATCCGTTTGCGCTCGGCACCGGCACCGGCATCTATCGCGGTGAAGGCGATCCGCTGAATCTGCCGCGTTTCGGTGTCAGCCAGCGCACGGCGCGCAATCCGGAACTGCTGTCGTGGCGGATCTTTCGCGGGGCGCGGCCATGA
- a CDS encoding class I SAM-dependent methyltransferase, with translation MEVPNNKTAIESNRQAWNDSARHHQDSPDWQALLNDVAQAEFSCLDDTLRGLLEQVGVDGKDVIQLGCNNGRESLSLFALGARGVVGVDQSVAFLEQARELNRRSAHNAEFIEADIHHLPASLQNRFDVALITIGVLNWMPDIGEFFRHVAATLKPGGKLVIYETHPFLEMVDPDAEDPYRLASSYFRAEPFVQEEPIVYVGKVEQQAAKSYWFVHTLGAIFSGAIGAGLSIAHFKEYAHSNREEVYDQYLNQEAQMPMCFTLVATKA, from the coding sequence ATGGAAGTGCCGAACAATAAAACCGCCATCGAGAGCAATCGACAGGCGTGGAACGATTCCGCCCGCCATCATCAGGATTCGCCTGACTGGCAGGCCTTGTTGAACGACGTTGCGCAGGCAGAATTCTCTTGCCTCGACGACACGTTGCGCGGCTTGCTGGAGCAAGTCGGGGTTGATGGCAAAGACGTGATCCAGTTGGGCTGCAACAACGGGCGTGAAAGCCTGTCGCTGTTCGCCCTCGGTGCGCGCGGGGTTGTCGGTGTTGATCAATCGGTGGCGTTCCTTGAGCAGGCCCGCGAACTGAACCGCCGCTCAGCGCACAACGCCGAATTCATCGAAGCCGATATCCATCATCTGCCTGCATCGCTGCAGAATCGCTTCGACGTGGCGCTGATCACCATTGGCGTTCTCAACTGGATGCCGGACATCGGCGAGTTTTTCCGCCATGTCGCCGCGACCCTCAAGCCGGGCGGAAAACTGGTGATTTATGAAACCCATCCGTTTCTGGAAATGGTTGATCCGGATGCGGAAGATCCTTATCGCCTCGCCAGTTCGTACTTCCGCGCTGAACCGTTTGTGCAGGAGGAACCGATTGTCTATGTCGGCAAGGTTGAACAGCAGGCAGCGAAGTCGTACTGGTTTGTGCACACGCTGGGAGCGATTTTCAGCGGTGCTATCGGGGCAGGGCTGAGCATTGCGCATTTCAAGGAATACGCGCATTCGAATCGGGAAGAGGTGTATGACCAGTATCTGAATCAAGAGGCGCAGATGCCGATGTGCTTTACCCTGGTCGCCACCAAGGCGTGA
- a CDS encoding glycosyltransferase produces MSRISIVIPMFNEARHIGRTLLAAQKAAHAANIECELIVVDNGSSDNGPHIARQFGAQVLSLPGLLIGALRNRGTAIATGEWLAFIDADIEMPEDWLTPLFDLEASAQADVFGLDLHTPAEAPWYATAWQRRTLRVSSQASHVVDWLPSANLLMRRTWFDKVGGFNETLRTGEDKEFTLRLRENGAILLSVNNNVALHWGYEMNWREWMGKELWRQGSHLQLLRTHGFSLRLLRFPMLSIAVWVLDFLAISALLDGFPHHAAIMVILTLIPGLILSLRQSAKHHNIGLTLQLWGLHWVRLHLAGAAFILSLCHWNARRPARG; encoded by the coding sequence ATGAGCCGGATCAGTATCGTCATCCCGATGTTCAACGAAGCCCGGCACATTGGCCGCACGCTGCTGGCCGCGCAAAAAGCCGCGCACGCGGCCAATATCGAGTGCGAACTGATCGTGGTCGACAACGGTTCCAGCGACAACGGACCGCACATTGCCCGGCAGTTCGGTGCACAGGTCTTGAGCCTGCCGGGGCTGTTGATCGGCGCCCTGCGCAATCGCGGCACGGCCATCGCCACCGGTGAATGGCTGGCGTTTATCGACGCCGACATCGAGATGCCGGAAGACTGGCTGACGCCGCTTTTCGATCTGGAGGCCAGTGCGCAGGCCGACGTGTTTGGTCTCGATCTGCACACCCCGGCTGAGGCGCCGTGGTATGCCACCGCGTGGCAACGGCGCACCTTGCGCGTGTCTTCGCAGGCCTCGCATGTGGTCGACTGGCTGCCCAGCGCCAACCTGCTGATGCGCCGGACGTGGTTCGACAAGGTCGGCGGATTCAACGAAACCCTGCGCACCGGCGAGGACAAGGAGTTCACCCTGCGCCTGCGTGAAAACGGCGCCATCCTGTTGTCGGTCAACAACAACGTCGCCCTGCACTGGGGTTACGAAATGAACTGGCGTGAATGGATGGGCAAGGAGCTGTGGCGTCAGGGCAGTCATCTGCAATTGCTGCGCACCCACGGTTTCAGCCTGCGCCTGCTGCGTTTTCCGATGCTGTCGATTGCCGTTTGGGTACTCGATTTTCTGGCGATCTCGGCGCTGCTCGACGGTTTCCCGCATCACGCCGCAATCATGGTGATCCTGACCCTGATTCCGGGCCTGATCCTCAGCCTGCGGCAGAGCGCCAAGCACCACAATATCGGCCTGACCCTGCAACTGTGGGGCCTGCACTGGGTGCGTCTGCACCTGGCCGGCGCTGCGTTCATTCTCAGTCTGTGTCATTGGAACGCCAGGAGGCCTGCCCGTGGCTGA
- a CDS encoding glycosyltransferase, with product MAEFIFWMCLLLPVYAYVGYPLLLTLLAPLFPAWRHTPAPPLNISIVIAAHNEARHIEHKLRTLLAQDYQPATLQIILASDGSTDDTVACAHKVVDPRITVLDLPRQGKAATLNAGVAVSTGDILVFTDADNQWSRETLGYLLAPLNDPNVGGCAGHMVIPVTGGGLSVGDSLYRHYEGWLRRVENRTGCMVSADGALLALRRELFQNVPAEVNDDFFISTCAPVAHKRIVYVPEAQVIDHGVDEADKQFRRRQRVTVGGLQSLAQRRELLNPLKYGLYSIALISHKLIRRLAPILLLPLLLSNFWLWDDHGFYRLALIAQLFGYAVAIAGLLDSQHRLPKPFRLAAFLLVTLAGMSLGLWQFLRGQRYAQWNPEQNR from the coding sequence GTGGCTGAATTCATTTTCTGGATGTGCCTGTTGCTGCCGGTGTACGCCTATGTCGGCTATCCACTGCTGCTGACACTGTTGGCGCCTCTGTTTCCGGCCTGGCGCCACACGCCGGCACCGCCGCTGAACATCAGCATCGTGATCGCCGCGCATAACGAGGCGCGGCACATCGAGCACAAGTTGCGCACGTTGCTGGCGCAGGATTATCAGCCGGCGACGTTGCAGATCATTCTCGCCAGCGACGGCTCGACCGATGACACCGTGGCTTGCGCGCACAAAGTCGTCGACCCGCGCATCACCGTCCTCGACCTGCCGCGCCAGGGCAAAGCCGCCACGCTGAATGCCGGCGTGGCCGTGAGCACCGGCGACATACTGGTGTTCACCGACGCCGACAACCAATGGTCACGCGAGACCCTCGGTTATCTGCTCGCACCGCTGAATGATCCCAACGTCGGCGGCTGTGCCGGGCACATGGTGATTCCGGTCACCGGCGGCGGTTTGAGCGTCGGTGACAGTCTGTATCGGCATTACGAAGGCTGGTTGCGCCGGGTTGAAAATCGCACCGGCTGCATGGTCTCCGCCGACGGTGCCCTGCTCGCCCTGCGCCGCGAGTTGTTCCAGAACGTGCCGGCCGAAGTGAATGACGATTTCTTTATCAGCACCTGCGCACCAGTGGCACACAAACGCATCGTCTATGTGCCTGAGGCACAGGTAATCGATCACGGTGTGGATGAAGCGGACAAACAATTCCGCCGCCGTCAACGCGTCACCGTCGGTGGCCTGCAAAGCCTCGCGCAGCGCCGCGAACTGCTCAATCCGCTGAAATATGGTCTGTATTCGATTGCGTTGATCAGCCACAAGCTGATCCGTCGTCTCGCGCCGATCCTCCTGCTGCCGCTGTTGCTGAGCAATTTCTGGCTGTGGGATGACCACGGCTTTTATCGCCTGGCACTGATCGCGCAACTGTTCGGCTATGCCGTGGCGATTGCCGGTTTGCTGGATTCGCAACACCGCTTGCCCAAACCGTTCCGCCTCGCCGCGTTTCTGCTGGTCACCCTTGCCGGGATGAGTCTTGGCCTGTGGCAGTTCCTGCGCGGTCAGCGATATGCCCAGTGGAATCCTGAACAGAACCGTTAA
- a CDS encoding oligosaccharide flippase family protein translates to MSRGSYLKHLALSMGTKLAMIALRLLRNVLLARILGPSERGLFALLSTLPDLISAATSGGLNSAVGYQAAKQRPMGLLLSQVLVFGCLLAALLTLLVVALVREFGAELDVTVQLGLLAWLLLLAVPLTVLKSGLLTLHNASGGVVAFNALRLVESLAPLLLFLALFWMWQSAALEAALISWLAGISLVVLVGWVWLKRAQPLQLQWDRASQKELLRYSARSHPDLLFQQVILRSDYLFIGALLGSTALGHYAMASAAAELLLIVPEAVTTPLMKRLLQQDEGMDKVTPLALRLTATVMLGACLSMAVIGEWLIVTLFGAAYQPAYPALLALLPGLLGLCYASILRLDLLGKNRPGTVSLLMGLGALLNLALNLVLIPAYGIVGAAAASSIAYLAVTVAMLVLYCRLSGVPFWQTLIILPRDVLPMLQILQRKAA, encoded by the coding sequence ATGAGCCGAGGCAGCTACCTCAAGCATCTGGCGCTGAGCATGGGCACCAAACTGGCGATGATCGCCCTGCGTTTGCTGCGCAACGTATTGCTGGCGCGGATCCTCGGGCCGAGTGAGCGCGGGCTGTTTGCGCTGCTCAGCACGCTGCCGGATCTGATCAGCGCGGCCACCAGTGGCGGGCTGAATTCGGCGGTGGGTTATCAAGCGGCCAAGCAGCGACCGATGGGGCTGCTGCTCAGTCAGGTGTTGGTGTTCGGCTGTTTGCTCGCCGCGTTGCTGACCTTGCTGGTGGTGGCGTTGGTGCGCGAGTTTGGCGCTGAACTGGATGTGACCGTGCAACTCGGTCTGCTCGCCTGGTTGTTGCTGCTGGCAGTACCACTGACGGTTTTGAAAAGCGGTCTGCTGACCTTGCACAACGCGTCGGGCGGCGTGGTGGCGTTCAACGCCTTGCGTCTGGTCGAATCGCTGGCACCGCTGCTGCTGTTTCTCGCGCTGTTTTGGATGTGGCAAAGCGCGGCGCTGGAAGCGGCGCTGATCAGTTGGCTGGCCGGGATCAGCCTAGTGGTGCTGGTCGGTTGGGTCTGGCTCAAACGCGCACAGCCATTGCAACTGCAATGGGACCGCGCCAGCCAGAAAGAACTGCTGCGCTACAGCGCCCGCAGCCATCCGGACCTGCTGTTCCAGCAAGTGATTCTGCGCTCGGATTATCTGTTTATCGGTGCCTTGCTCGGCAGCACCGCGCTCGGTCATTACGCCATGGCCAGCGCTGCCGCCGAACTGCTGCTGATCGTCCCGGAAGCGGTGACCACACCATTGATGAAACGCCTGCTGCAGCAGGACGAAGGCATGGATAAAGTCACTCCGCTGGCGTTGCGCCTGACCGCGACGGTAATGCTCGGCGCCTGCCTGAGCATGGCGGTGATTGGCGAATGGCTGATCGTCACCCTGTTCGGCGCCGCTTACCAACCGGCGTATCCGGCGTTGCTCGCCCTGCTGCCGGGGCTGTTGGGCCTGTGCTACGCGAGCATTCTGCGCCTCGACTTGCTCGGCAAGAATCGTCCCGGCACGGTGTCGCTGCTGATGGGCCTGGGCGCCCTGCTCAATCTGGCGCTGAACCTGGTGCTGATTCCGGCCTATGGCATTGTTGGCGCGGCGGCGGCTTCGTCGATTGCCTATCTGGCGGTGACCGTGGCGATGCTGGTGCTTTACTGCCGTTTGAGCGGCGTGCCGTTCTGGCAAACCCTGATCATCCTGCCGCGCGATGTCCTGCCCATGCTGCAGATTCTGCAAAGGAAAGCCGCATGA
- a CDS encoding N-acetyltransferase, with the protein MGIVSKLSEHIKQKGLSATVKKAWKHYIFSHQELLWMERDLVSPVPPHSLKPYPPLRVVKITADNASAFARYFGDRVGTMAELANEGHTGHMHLDDQGDAVAFIWGSARDYFDRHYYGCLFPVKPGEFFEFGGELTRAYWGSELSVDLQLELWKAMAAQGCDKVVDVCEFHNIPALKLHLRMGYTEQGRIMNVYTLFNRWRFYRETRYSGSRLDALRKPSRPPVTATAA; encoded by the coding sequence ATGGGCATCGTCAGCAAACTCAGCGAACACATCAAGCAGAAAGGACTGTCTGCCACCGTCAAAAAGGCCTGGAAGCACTACATCTTTTCCCATCAGGAGCTGCTGTGGATGGAGCGCGATCTGGTCAGCCCGGTGCCGCCGCACAGCCTCAAGCCCTACCCGCCGTTGCGGGTGGTGAAGATCACCGCAGACAACGCCAGCGCCTTCGCCCGCTACTTCGGCGACCGTGTCGGGACCATGGCGGAACTGGCCAACGAGGGCCACACCGGGCACATGCACCTGGACGATCAGGGCGATGCCGTGGCGTTCATCTGGGGCAGTGCGCGGGACTATTTCGACCGCCATTACTACGGCTGCCTGTTCCCGGTGAAACCCGGCGAGTTCTTCGAGTTTGGCGGTGAACTGACCCGTGCCTATTGGGGCTCGGAGCTGTCGGTGGATCTGCAACTGGAGCTGTGGAAAGCCATGGCCGCGCAAGGCTGCGACAAAGTCGTGGATGTCTGCGAGTTCCACAACATTCCGGCGCTCAAGCTGCACCTGCGCATGGGCTATACCGAACAGGGGCGGATCATGAACGTCTACACCCTGTTCAACCGCTGGCGCTTCTACCGCGAAACCCGCTACAGCGGCTCGCGTCTGGATGCGTTGCGCAAACCTTCCCGTCCACCTGTAACAGCTACGGCGGCCTGA
- a CDS encoding GNAT family N-acetyltransferase, which produces MVTRFEWCTSLCAADFPAAAYEALRLRVTDHTPFNNLGWLCAAEQALGEGERLHILLGWETDELRLCLPLVASRERFFGVPFRVLHHLGYPLADRLALLSLLDSEGMRQALSLIRQRVPHALLQLNEVSEPAGEESALTEWMARSSTAERRLSCRVPVHLISEADHQEVSGDPRYKLRRARKRIAACGAEVRRIIPDAVTMGPLLQAISEVEAVSWKGDEGVGIFASERSRLLIERAFTALAGQGLVRLVTLELNGRCISYRLGLLEQSRLYDYNLAFLPQYADLGSGRVLLEEWIRWGLDEHWHWIDASRVSLENSSHQLHERMTGQLEHWRWSFYSWRPSGLVLGLGLRLWHRLKPRVQGWRARRAELAKPTLKPVAITTEGEHASPSHSQR; this is translated from the coding sequence ATGGTGACGCGATTCGAATGGTGCACTTCACTGTGCGCCGCCGATTTCCCGGCAGCAGCGTATGAAGCGCTGCGCCTGCGGGTGACGGATCACACGCCGTTCAACAACCTCGGTTGGTTGTGTGCGGCCGAGCAGGCACTCGGTGAGGGTGAGCGTCTGCACATCCTGCTGGGTTGGGAGACGGATGAATTGCGTCTGTGCCTGCCGCTGGTGGCGAGTCGCGAGCGCTTTTTCGGCGTGCCGTTCCGGGTGCTGCACCACTTGGGTTATCCGCTGGCGGATCGCCTCGCGCTGCTGTCGCTACTGGACAGCGAAGGTATGCGCCAGGCGCTGTCGTTGATCCGCCAACGTGTGCCCCACGCGCTGCTGCAGCTCAATGAAGTGTCCGAGCCTGCCGGTGAGGAAAGTGCGCTGACCGAATGGATGGCGCGCAGCTCCACCGCTGAGCGGCGCCTGAGTTGTCGGGTGCCGGTACATCTGATCAGCGAGGCGGATCATCAGGAAGTCTCCGGCGATCCACGCTACAAACTGCGCCGGGCGCGTAAACGGATTGCCGCGTGTGGCGCCGAGGTGCGGCGGATCATTCCGGATGCAGTCACCATGGGGCCGCTGTTGCAGGCGATCAGTGAAGTCGAAGCAGTGAGCTGGAAAGGTGACGAAGGCGTCGGGATTTTTGCCAGCGAACGCAGTCGACTCCTGATCGAGCGCGCCTTCACCGCCCTCGCCGGCCAAGGCCTGGTGCGGCTGGTGACGCTGGAGCTGAACGGGCGGTGCATCAGCTATCGGCTCGGTCTGCTCGAACAGAGTCGACTCTACGATTACAACCTCGCCTTCCTGCCGCAATACGCCGACCTGGGCAGCGGCCGGGTGTTGCTGGAGGAATGGATTCGCTGGGGGCTGGACGAGCACTGGCACTGGATCGATGCCTCGCGGGTCAGCCTGGAAAACTCCAGCCATCAACTGCATGAACGCATGACCGGACAACTGGAGCACTGGCGCTGGAGCTTTTACTCCTGGCGGCCGAGTGGCCTCGTCCTCGGTCTGGGCTTGCGCCTGTGGCATCGACTCAAGCCGCGCGTGCAAGGCTGGCGGGCGCGGCGCGCAGAGCTTGCGAAACCCACATTGAAACCTGTCGCGATCACCACGGAGGGCGAACATGCCTCGCCAAGTCATAGTCAACGCTGA